From a region of the Rhodococcus opacus B4 genome:
- a CDS encoding helix-turn-helix domain-containing protein translates to MYVGTVRTRAHRVRVQRVIVSAAPHRIYHWNLNPACNDGIYIFNRMSSDERKIAVRAPLNGFKPQALEDARTTAGITRGDLSRAIGVDPTTIHNWETSRTHPQPDHLARAAEKLGIPLDRLVVVPEDSRTIADLRNLAGLTQKHVADRTGLSTTTIGRIERGEGSLSDRHTTALAEALRLEERTIRDAFIRARNRPLPSR, encoded by the coding sequence ATGTACGTGGGAACTGTTCGTACTCGAGCGCACCGGGTTCGAGTTCAGCGAGTGATCGTCAGCGCTGCACCGCATCGCATTTACCACTGGAATTTAAACCCGGCATGCAACGATGGTATCTACATCTTCAATAGGATGTCCAGCGATGAACGGAAAATCGCAGTGAGAGCGCCCCTGAACGGCTTCAAGCCTCAGGCCCTCGAAGACGCGCGCACTACTGCCGGAATCACGCGCGGCGACCTGTCCCGCGCAATAGGCGTCGACCCGACCACCATCCACAACTGGGAAACCTCGCGAACGCACCCTCAGCCCGACCACCTCGCCCGGGCCGCCGAAAAGCTGGGAATACCCCTCGACCGCCTCGTCGTCGTCCCGGAAGACAGTCGGACCATCGCCGACCTGCGGAATCTTGCGGGATTGACGCAGAAACACGTCGCAGACCGAACCGGACTCAGCACCACCACCATCGGCCGAATCGAGCGGGGCGAAGGAAGCCTGTCCGATCGACATACCACAGCACTCGCTGAGGCTCTGCGCCTGGAAGAACGGACAATCCGTGACGCATTCATCCGCGCACGGAATCGACCGCTTCCTTCTCGATAG